From a region of the Halomonas sp. HL-93 genome:
- a CDS encoding acetyl-CoA C-acyltransferase, translated as MRDVYLADYARSAFSRAHPRKPEVDAWADTRSDALLASVFDGLLARSGVDGTAVEDVSIGCALPVKEQWSFGGRYPLWLATRLGPQGEACATRQIDQQCGSGLAALRNTAREIQAGAVEVGMAAGVENMTRVPMGPALFKEGVLTSPSALQKADWLALDVVLNMGLTAERLAKAAGISREVMDALALSSHQRAAKANAAGHFDAERLTLNNAAGEPVSADSNIRADTSAERLAGLDPVFMQGGVVTAGNSSPLTSGAAATLLMSESALRQHGISPLTRVVAIADCGVKPEEMGAGAAAAIRRALKQAQLTPQDIGVWEINEAFAAVPLHTMRELSIDPENVNIWGGAMALGHPLGATGIRLAGTLGRLLQSCQQRYGCAAACIGGGQGVAIILERC; from the coding sequence ATGAGAGACGTGTATCTCGCCGACTATGCCCGTAGCGCCTTCAGCCGCGCGCACCCCCGCAAACCCGAGGTCGATGCCTGGGCAGATACCCGCAGCGATGCACTACTGGCCAGCGTGTTCGATGGCTTATTAGCACGTAGCGGCGTTGACGGCACGGCGGTGGAAGATGTGAGCATTGGCTGCGCCCTGCCAGTAAAAGAGCAGTGGAGCTTTGGTGGGCGTTACCCACTGTGGCTTGCCACACGCTTAGGCCCCCAGGGCGAAGCATGTGCTACCCGCCAAATCGACCAGCAGTGTGGCTCAGGACTTGCTGCGCTGCGCAACACCGCGCGGGAAATTCAGGCCGGTGCTGTCGAGGTTGGCATGGCTGCCGGCGTGGAAAACATGACCCGTGTGCCCATGGGACCGGCGCTGTTCAAGGAGGGTGTGCTGACCAGCCCATCGGCCCTGCAGAAAGCCGACTGGCTCGCCCTGGATGTGGTGCTCAACATGGGGCTGACCGCCGAACGCCTGGCCAAGGCTGCCGGTATTTCGCGCGAGGTAATGGACGCCCTCGCCCTCAGTTCCCACCAGCGTGCCGCCAAGGCCAACGCAGCAGGTCACTTTGACGCTGAGCGTTTGACCCTGAACAACGCGGCGGGCGAACCGGTAAGCGCGGACAGCAACATCCGCGCGGATACCAGCGCTGAGCGCCTGGCAGGGCTGGACCCGGTATTTATGCAAGGCGGAGTCGTGACCGCAGGCAACAGCTCGCCACTGACCTCTGGTGCCGCCGCCACGCTACTGATGTCTGAATCTGCCCTGCGCCAGCACGGCATTAGCCCCTTGACACGCGTTGTGGCCATCGCCGACTGCGGTGTCAAGCCGGAGGAGATGGGTGCCGGTGCCGCCGCCGCCATTCGGCGAGCACTGAAACAGGCGCAGCTGACACCGCAGGATATCGGCGTGTGGGAAATCAACGAAGCTTTCGCCGCTGTGCCGCTACATACCATGAGGGAGCTTTCGATTGACCCTGAAAACGTCAATATCTGGGGTGGCGCCATGGCGCTAGGGCACCCTTTAGGCGCAACCGGCATCCGCCTCGCTGGCACCCTTGGCCGACTTCTTCAATCCTGCCAGCAGCGCTACGGCTGCGCGGCAGCCTGTATTGGCGGTGGCCAGGGAGTCGCCATCATTCTGGAACGCTGTTAA
- the nhaC gene encoding Na+/H+ antiporter NhaC yields the protein MSTTTKDSSKRPSFLGAIIGIGFLCFMMFAQIFILGEDWVTHISLIFAIVVCAIIALASGFEWQDIQKGILYGCEIAMLPMLILMMVGVLVASWIASGTIPLLVYFGLQLINPSFFLFTAVIVCSVASLVTGSSWTTAATFGVAFIGIGNGLDIPPAMTAGAVISGAIFGDKISPVSDSTNLAAGVAEADLFDHIRSMIYTTGPALIITIILFFFIGMQFDGEGSDISRTEELLEGIRNNFSVSLLAFLPPLVVIVLAYRRVNALAVMVIGSLLGAGLAVTTQDVALGSMMNYMNDGYVSETGIETLDSLFSRGGLQEMMWTISLGFIGLSLGGLLEKTSMLEVILEKMGKLVSNSRGLIVTHVLSSLATNLFSASQYIAIIIPGRMFVPAYRKLKILPSVCSRTCEDSATVTSPLVPWGLGGAYYMGVLDVSAWDYMGWTFIAIITPIIAILYGLFNIWVWREGERNDVNTYN from the coding sequence ATGTCAACGACAACAAAAGATTCCAGCAAGCGACCCTCTTTTTTGGGAGCTATTATTGGAATCGGCTTTTTATGTTTCATGATGTTTGCGCAGATTTTTATCCTCGGTGAAGACTGGGTGACACATATCTCACTAATCTTTGCCATCGTGGTCTGTGCCATCATTGCTCTGGCCTCCGGCTTCGAATGGCAAGACATCCAGAAGGGCATTCTATATGGCTGCGAGATAGCCATGCTGCCAATGCTGATCCTAATGATGGTTGGTGTACTTGTGGCCAGTTGGATTGCTTCCGGTACAATCCCCCTATTGGTCTATTTCGGCTTACAGCTGATCAACCCCTCCTTTTTTCTATTTACTGCAGTGATTGTATGTTCAGTGGCATCGCTGGTTACAGGTAGTTCATGGACTACCGCAGCCACATTCGGCGTTGCATTTATTGGCATCGGAAACGGGCTGGATATTCCACCAGCTATGACTGCAGGCGCGGTAATTTCAGGCGCCATTTTTGGTGATAAGATTTCACCAGTATCAGACTCCACCAATCTCGCAGCTGGTGTGGCAGAAGCTGACTTGTTCGACCACATCCGCTCAATGATTTATACCACCGGCCCAGCGCTGATCATTACAATCATCCTATTCTTCTTCATCGGGATGCAGTTTGATGGTGAAGGATCTGATATTTCCCGAACAGAAGAACTACTTGAAGGTATCCGCAATAACTTTTCTGTCAGCCTGTTAGCCTTTCTCCCTCCGTTGGTAGTGATTGTTTTGGCCTATCGACGCGTCAATGCACTTGCCGTTATGGTTATCGGTAGCCTGCTGGGGGCAGGACTCGCAGTAACTACTCAGGATGTTGCACTAGGCAGCATGATGAACTACATGAACGATGGTTATGTATCAGAAACCGGTATTGAAACGTTAGACAGCCTATTCAGTCGTGGTGGCCTGCAGGAAATGATGTGGACAATTTCACTCGGCTTCATCGGCTTGAGCCTTGGTGGTCTTCTTGAGAAAACTAGTATGCTTGAGGTGATATTGGAGAAAATGGGCAAACTGGTGAGCAATTCGCGTGGGCTGATTGTTACCCACGTCCTATCATCATTGGCAACCAACCTGTTCTCAGCCAGCCAATATATTGCCATCATCATACCCGGGCGGATGTTCGTACCAGCCTATCGCAAGCTAAAAATCCTTCCATCGGTATGTTCGCGAACCTGTGAGGACTCAGCTACCGTTACTTCGCCACTGGTACCCTGGGGGTTAGGAGGCGCGTACTACATGGGTGTATTAGACGTTTCTGCGTGGGATTACATGGGCTGGACGTTCATAGCCATCATAACGCCTATTATTGCTATCTTATACGGCCTATTCAATATTTGGGTCTGGCGCGAAGGGGAACGTAACGATGTTAATACCTACAATTAG
- a CDS encoding ZIP family metal transporter, which yields MSIEITLWVVFAAAMITAIATGLGALPFLFVKNFRPFWLSIFNALAAGLMLAASHSLVGEGSREAPWLTLLGMALGLLLVVVSDKLIERRGTPNVSELSGASARKALLILGIMTIHSFAEGVGVGVSFGGDESLGLFISAAIAIHNIPEGLAISLVLIPRGMSVLKAAGWSIFTSLPQPLMAVPAFIFVTWFAPFLPIGLGLAAGAMMWMVFAELIPDAFKDASPNAAATTVALAFFAMYAFQHGIY from the coding sequence ATGTCCATCGAGATCACACTTTGGGTTGTGTTTGCGGCTGCAATGATTACGGCTATTGCTACCGGATTAGGGGCGTTACCGTTTCTTTTTGTAAAGAATTTCCGTCCTTTTTGGCTAAGTATATTCAATGCATTGGCCGCAGGGTTAATGCTAGCCGCAAGCCATAGCTTGGTTGGTGAGGGAAGCCGAGAAGCCCCCTGGCTGACGTTGCTAGGTATGGCTTTAGGCTTACTGCTGGTCGTCGTGTCAGATAAATTGATTGAACGACGCGGTACGCCTAATGTAAGCGAATTAAGTGGCGCTAGCGCGCGCAAGGCACTACTCATCTTAGGTATAATGACAATTCACTCTTTTGCTGAAGGAGTGGGCGTCGGTGTCTCTTTTGGCGGTGATGAGTCACTTGGCCTATTTATTAGCGCAGCAATTGCCATCCATAACATTCCTGAGGGACTGGCCATCAGTTTGGTATTGATTCCCCGCGGCATGTCGGTTTTAAAAGCCGCAGGGTGGAGTATTTTCACTAGCTTGCCACAGCCATTGATGGCAGTTCCTGCATTCATATTCGTAACTTGGTTCGCGCCTTTTTTGCCGATCGGCCTTGGACTGGCTGCAGGGGCCATGATGTGGATGGTGTTTGCCGAACTGATACCCGATGCTTTTAAAGATGCTTCGCCTAATGCCGCGGCGACCACGGTAGCATTAGCGTTTTTTGCTATGTATGCATTTCAGCACGGCATATATTGA
- a CDS encoding YgaP family membrane protein translates to MKSNVGGIDKILRILIGVVLMLLALFGTIGVWGWIGLVPLATGLFNFCPAYKLLGINTCKRA, encoded by the coding sequence ATGAAAAGCAATGTAGGCGGTATTGATAAGATTTTACGCATATTGATAGGTGTGGTGCTCATGCTATTAGCTCTTTTTGGCACTATTGGCGTTTGGGGCTGGATTGGCTTAGTGCCGCTGGCAACAGGGCTGTTCAATTTTTGTCCGGCTTACAAGCTGCTCGGTATCAATACATGTAAACGTGCGTAG
- a CDS encoding rhodanese-like domain-containing protein — MKKSKVLLLIGLGISMSLSTSLAYAEEAEAYRETKLGLYLSAEEAYELIQEDDSAVLIDVRDPIEIKFTGFAEPTDIHVPWVLADREQFDDASETWPSKKNTGFKSQVKAEIEALDVDQNDPIIVMCRSGATRSAPAVDVITDMGYSEVYSVTDGFEGSKLEDGDSRGVRAKDGWRNSGLPWSYKINPDVVWKPEN, encoded by the coding sequence ATGAAAAAATCGAAAGTTTTGCTCTTGATCGGCTTAGGAATCTCGATGTCTCTAAGCACCAGTCTCGCGTATGCAGAAGAAGCAGAGGCTTATCGTGAGACGAAGCTGGGATTGTATCTTTCAGCCGAAGAAGCTTATGAATTAATACAGGAAGATGACAGTGCTGTGCTGATCGACGTGCGTGACCCCATAGAAATTAAGTTTACTGGCTTCGCTGAGCCCACTGATATACATGTGCCCTGGGTACTAGCTGATCGGGAGCAATTTGATGATGCATCAGAAACATGGCCTTCTAAAAAGAATACCGGGTTCAAGTCGCAAGTTAAGGCTGAAATTGAAGCTTTGGATGTAGACCAGAATGATCCAATTATCGTTATGTGCCGCTCGGGGGCCACACGAAGTGCTCCTGCTGTCGATGTAATTACCGATATGGGATACAGCGAAGTCTATTCTGTCACCGATGGTTTTGAGGGTTCAAAGCTGGAAGATGGTGACTCTCGGGGCGTAAGAGCCAAGGATGGATGGCGTAATTCAGGCCTACCATGGAGCTATAAAATTAACCCTGATGTTGTGTGGAAACCTGAGAATTGA
- a CDS encoding RNA polymerase sigma factor, with product MNSIKAPCIEAAWQKHHRELRLFLIKHCSDQDMADDVLQHAYTQALLNRSTFCQLASPKAWLFKVVKHQLIDRQRRDGRLVYGEVPESSAPDGASIPPIDSLAGCIARALPHCNAEDHDILWQCDIEGLRQEDYARHKGLSLSATKARLRRARQRLRKRLIAQCGIVFDEQGHLCCHRAQDE from the coding sequence GTGAACTCAATCAAAGCCCCGTGTATTGAAGCCGCTTGGCAGAAACATCACCGCGAGTTACGTTTATTTCTAATTAAACACTGCAGCGACCAAGATATGGCCGACGATGTGCTTCAGCATGCTTACACCCAAGCACTGTTGAATCGGTCAACATTTTGCCAACTCGCCTCGCCGAAGGCATGGCTCTTTAAAGTAGTGAAACATCAATTAATCGACCGCCAGCGCCGCGATGGGCGCCTAGTATACGGCGAAGTTCCCGAATCAAGTGCGCCCGACGGCGCCAGCATCCCACCAATAGACAGTCTTGCCGGTTGCATCGCCCGCGCTCTGCCCCACTGCAACGCCGAGGATCACGACATTCTGTGGCAGTGCGATATTGAGGGCCTCAGGCAGGAGGACTATGCCAGACACAAAGGCCTGAGCCTGTCGGCTACCAAGGCGAGGCTTCGCCGTGCACGGCAGCGCCTGCGTAAGCGGCTGATTGCGCAATGCGGCATCGTCTTCGATGAGCAGGGACACCTCTGTTGTCATCGTGCTCAAGACGAATAG
- a CDS encoding permease, producing the protein MLEVFTWLADWLIYGLAGLNPASKLGASLHFFVEDTTKIFALLVVMIYIIALARASLDLERVRHYIQQKNRFAGYGLGAGFGAITPFCSCSSIPLFLGFTSAGIPLGITMAFLFTSPIINEVAVIMLWSLLGWEFTLVYVVIGMAVGIGGGMILDTLKGERWLKDFAAKAYQQAAETPHKDDSPPDAKTLTIKDRHVFARDELKEIVGRIWKWVIIGVGLGAALHGFVPDSWFADNLGSGQWWNVPVAVLAGLPLYSNATAVIPVMESLILKGLPVGTTLAFCMSTVAASFPEFIMLKQVMQWRLLGIIFVILLANFMVVGWLINLLSPWLFSGTLI; encoded by the coding sequence ATGCTTGAGGTCTTTACTTGGTTGGCCGACTGGCTCATCTACGGCCTTGCCGGTCTGAATCCTGCGAGCAAACTAGGCGCCTCGCTGCACTTCTTTGTCGAGGACACTACCAAGATTTTCGCGTTGCTCGTGGTGATGATCTATATCATCGCGCTGGCACGTGCCTCGCTGGATCTCGAACGGGTGCGGCACTACATTCAGCAGAAGAACCGATTCGCGGGTTATGGACTTGGTGCCGGTTTCGGTGCCATAACGCCCTTCTGCTCCTGCTCCAGCATTCCGCTGTTTCTAGGGTTTACCAGCGCTGGGATCCCCCTGGGCATCACCATGGCTTTCCTATTCACCTCGCCGATCATCAACGAGGTGGCGGTCATCATGCTTTGGAGTCTACTGGGTTGGGAATTCACCCTGGTCTATGTCGTTATTGGCATGGCGGTGGGCATCGGTGGTGGCATGATCTTGGATACGTTAAAGGGAGAACGGTGGCTCAAGGACTTTGCTGCAAAAGCCTACCAGCAGGCAGCAGAGACTCCCCACAAAGATGACTCGCCCCCTGATGCGAAAACGCTGACGATTAAAGACCGTCACGTCTTTGCGCGCGACGAACTCAAAGAGATCGTCGGCCGGATCTGGAAGTGGGTAATTATTGGCGTCGGCCTAGGGGCTGCCCTGCATGGTTTCGTGCCGGACAGCTGGTTCGCCGACAACCTGGGTAGCGGTCAGTGGTGGAACGTTCCCGTAGCCGTGTTGGCGGGCCTGCCGCTTTACTCTAATGCCACCGCCGTGATTCCGGTAATGGAGAGCCTGATCCTCAAGGGACTGCCAGTCGGCACCACCCTGGCGTTCTGCATGAGCACTGTGGCCGCCAGCTTTCCCGAGTTCATTATGCTCAAGCAGGTCATGCAGTGGCGACTGCTGGGCATCATTTTTGTCATCCTTCTGGCCAATTTCATGGTTGTAGGCTGGCTAATCAATCTGCTTAGCCCCTGGCTGTTCAGCGGAACACTGATCTAA
- a CDS encoding thioredoxin family protein gives MKKIEVLGTGCKKCVNTAEQIQSVADHLGIEVTVEKVTDPGTIMSYKVMSTPGVAIDGKLVHSGSVPNHDKIETLLKN, from the coding sequence ATGAAGAAGATTGAAGTTCTGGGTACTGGCTGCAAGAAATGTGTCAACACTGCCGAACAGATTCAGAGCGTCGCTGACCATCTAGGTATTGAGGTCACGGTTGAAAAAGTCACCGATCCGGGGACCATCATGAGCTATAAAGTCATGTCGACGCCAGGCGTGGCTATCGACGGCAAGCTCGTGCACAGTGGTAGCGTTCCAAATCACGACAAGATCGAGACCCTGTTAAAGAATTAA
- the hemG gene encoding protoporphyrinogen oxidase → MQGVTQDGEQSFLIIGGGITGLSLALELGRHNKSVTLVEADEQLGGNIRSVTEQAWHMELGPNTLMAKPSLYKLINSLNLTEKAIFPPEASRKRYVVKDGKLIALPDGLKSALKSPLIGFEGWRHLLTEPFRKPASHEETLAAFVRRRLGQNILSHFVDPFVSGVYAGAPERLSAKAAFPRLYYLEQAHGSLLRGGIAQMRNSKKKRAKDHEVGFPEEWRGKLVSFPGGLSTLTNGIRHELERLPNVRLVTGSRVEKINRENHTWHAVDQKGQAFAGHKLILTTPASVSGSLLSNVNAELQSELESIVYPPLAAVVLGYPERAVKHPLDGFGMLIPSKEKKHTLGVLFSSTLFPQRAPKGHVLFTCFIGGRRNPAVSDQSDEQLVNTVSSDISQLLDIDAQPVFTKVARWSQAIPQYDIGHLARIAKIDQIAQTCADLHLIGNWRDGISVGDCIDNGHAMAQTLLGAETHTGTAAAVIE, encoded by the coding sequence ATGCAAGGTGTCACACAGGACGGAGAACAATCGTTTCTGATTATTGGGGGAGGTATAACCGGGCTCTCGCTAGCTCTTGAGCTCGGTCGCCACAATAAATCCGTGACTCTGGTTGAGGCTGACGAACAATTGGGGGGGAATATACGGTCAGTGACTGAGCAGGCATGGCACATGGAACTCGGCCCTAATACGCTGATGGCAAAGCCCTCGTTATATAAGCTGATAAATTCACTGAACCTAACGGAAAAAGCCATCTTTCCGCCAGAAGCCAGTCGGAAGCGTTACGTCGTCAAGGACGGAAAACTCATTGCGCTGCCTGATGGCCTTAAGTCTGCGTTAAAAAGTCCGCTTATAGGATTTGAAGGCTGGCGCCACTTGCTTACGGAACCTTTCCGAAAACCAGCGTCGCATGAAGAAACACTTGCCGCCTTCGTGCGAAGACGCCTTGGGCAAAATATTCTCAGTCACTTTGTAGACCCGTTTGTCTCTGGCGTCTATGCAGGTGCGCCAGAGCGCCTGTCAGCGAAAGCTGCTTTCCCTCGCCTTTATTACCTTGAGCAAGCACACGGATCATTGCTGCGTGGCGGAATAGCTCAAATGCGCAACAGCAAAAAAAAGCGCGCTAAAGATCATGAGGTTGGTTTCCCTGAGGAGTGGCGTGGCAAGCTTGTTAGCTTCCCAGGAGGGCTGTCTACCTTGACCAATGGCATCAGACATGAGCTGGAGCGGCTGCCCAACGTTCGTCTCGTGACCGGAAGCCGAGTGGAAAAGATCAATCGCGAGAATCACACATGGCATGCCGTCGATCAGAAGGGGCAGGCTTTTGCTGGTCATAAGCTAATACTGACAACACCCGCAAGCGTCAGTGGGTCGCTCCTGAGCAACGTAAACGCTGAGCTTCAGTCAGAGTTGGAAAGCATTGTCTACCCACCACTTGCCGCCGTCGTACTGGGGTATCCCGAACGTGCTGTTAAACACCCGCTGGATGGCTTCGGCATGCTTATTCCCAGCAAAGAAAAAAAGCACACTCTGGGTGTCTTGTTCTCTTCCACTCTTTTTCCGCAACGCGCGCCCAAAGGACACGTGCTTTTTACTTGTTTTATAGGTGGTCGCAGAAACCCGGCGGTTAGCGACCAGTCAGATGAACAGTTAGTGAACACTGTCAGCTCAGACATCAGCCAGCTGCTCGATATCGACGCACAGCCGGTCTTTACGAAAGTCGCGCGGTGGTCGCAAGCGATTCCGCAGTACGACATTGGGCATTTAGCGCGGATAGCCAAAATCGATCAAATTGCGCAGACGTGCGCAGATCTTCATTTGATAGGGAACTGGCGTGATGGCATCAGTGTAGGAGACTGTATCGATAATGGTCATGCCATGGCACAGACATTACTTGGCGCTGAGACGCACACTGGCACTGCGGCCGCCGTCATCGAATGA